From a single Brassica oleracea var. oleracea cultivar TO1000 chromosome C5, BOL, whole genome shotgun sequence genomic region:
- the LOC106293483 gene encoding amino acid transporter ANT1-like — MAMAIKDVAADDDIDASLPLLNSPSSGDRTSAIQTLGNIIVSIVGTGVLGLPYAFRVAGWFAGSLGVIIIGFATYYSMLLLIQCRDKLESEEGQEDSKTYGDLGFKCMGTKGRYLTEFLIFTAQCGGSVAYLVFIGRNLSSIFSSYGLTMVSFILILVPIEVALSWITSLSALSPFSIFADICNIIAMCFVVKENVEMVVGGDFSFSDRTAIASTVGGLPFAGGVAVFCFEGFAMTLALEGSMRERESFPKLLGKVLAGITFVYVLFGFCGYMAYGDETKDIITLNLPNNWSAIAVQIGLCVGLTFTFPIMVHPLNEIIEQKLKRIECLQKHRRHHHHHETSSVSKYVIFTTRMLLVVGLAGIASLVPGFGTFASLVGSTVCALISFVLPASYHLTLLGPSLNLWNKSVDVFIVICGLLFAVYGTYNTVAGL, encoded by the exons ATGGCGATGGCGATCAAGGACGTGGCGGCGGACGACGATATCGATGCATCTCTTCCGCTACTGAATTCTCCTTCTTCCGGGGACAGAACGTCGGCTATTCAGACGCTCGGAAACATTATAGTCTCTATCGTCGGTACAGGCGTCCTTGGCCTCCCTTACGCATTTCGCGTCGCTGGATGGTTCGCTGGCTCTCTCGGCGTCATTATCATCGGTTTCGCAACATATTACTCCATGCTCCTCCTC ATTCAGTGCAGAGATAAGCTAGAATCAGAAGAAGGACAAGAAGATTCAAAAACGTATGGTGACTTAGGATTCAAATGCATGGGAACAAAAGGTCGATACCTGACCGAGTTCCTCATATTCACTGCTCAATGCGGTGGATCAGTAGCGTATCTAGTGTTCATAGGACGTAACCTCTCATCCATATTCAGCTCATATGGATTAACCATGGTCTCTTTCATCTTGATTCTGGTTCCAATCGAGGTTGCGTTATCATGGATCACTTCTTTATCAGCTCTCTCGCCTTTCAGCATCTTTGCCGATATATGCAACATCATAGCCATGTGTTTCGTCGTGAAAGAAAACGTGGAGATGGTGGTTGGTGGAGACTTCTCGTTTAGTGACAGAACAGCTATTGCGTCTACCGTTGGTGGTTTACCGTTCGCAGGAGGAGTTGCTGTGTTTTGTTTTGAAGGTTTTGCAATGACGCTGGCTCTTGAAGGGTCTATGAGGGAGAGAGAATCTTTCCCTAAGTTGTTAGGTAAAGTGCTTGCTGGGATTACGTTTGTCTACGTGTTGTTTGGGTTTTGTGGTTATATGGCTTATGGAGATGAAACTAAGGATATCATCACGCTTAACCTCCCAAATAATTGGTCTGCCATCGCTGTGCAG ATTGGCTTATGTGTGGGATTGACGTTTACATTCCCGATCATGGTACATCCGCTTAACGAGATCATAGAGCAGAAACTGAAAAGGATCGAGTGCCTTCAAAAGCATCGTCGTCATCATCATCATCACGAGACAAGTTCAGTCTCCAAATATGTAATCTTCACCACGAGGATGCTTTTGGTGGTAGGACTCGCAGGAATCGCGTCCCTAGTCCCGGGGTTTGGTACATTTGCATCTCTGGTTGGAAGTACAGTGTGTGCACTCATTTCATTTGTGTTACCTGCTTCCTATCACCTTACGCTGCTCGGTCCATCGCTAAATCTATGGAACAAATCTGTTGATGTGTTCATCGTGATTTGCGGGTTGCTCTTTGCTGTCTATGGTACATACAACACCGTCGCTGGATTGTAA
- the LOC106295829 gene encoding uncharacterized protein LOC106295829, with translation MARQRPKQLEPNKIGSSKVGFEGEEEEGGWVFVKKQRVIIVLPSLPLPEPFIGEKPPATSYLQAERRDSVVADTREAARVVVVPSLPLPEEFVLKKPETCQSLVELRDIIAADIRETTPLPRPKDFILQKAVTCQSQAELGDVVTDKHVTTPLQRVVPEPFVLGKPATSQLQAELREANVHTMVPYVPVPEHRTLQTPETSQTQAEFRADKHEASLVHTVVPSLPVTEHITLQKPATSHSQADLRTRKAALAHSVVSSLPVTEHITLQSQAEEMRKATLVHTVVPSLPVTEHAPLQKPATSKSLAELRAEETPKATLAHTVVSSRSVTEHITLQKPATSKSQAELRSEETRKASLANTVVSSLPEYEHRTLQKPVTSQSQAEIRAKETLKATLLSPVGPKLPVTEHRTLQKPVASQSQAELRAKETFKATRVQAVAPSLPVLDYCTLQKPATSHSQDELRAKTRKATLVHAVEPYLPVTGHLTLQKPATSQSQAELRAKETPKATVVQAEMPSLPVLDYCTLQNPATHHPQAEPRDFVSDAQETADFQAVDKPERVMDRSYTTRKAPGPRRSSQDCRMDSDRRMANQRSRRTGHNKPVRFPRVMCSSVVMDNEKLRVVNLEKKVEKAGGLNEWVGSIGLGREFERMLRGQRMSKFQMANLTMEKLKQMGALAVGPRRKLIHAIRCVYHPHCLRASFN, from the coding sequence ATGGCGAGGCAAAGGCCGAAGCAGCTGGAGCCAAACAAGATTGGTTCTTCCAAGGTGGGTTTTGAAGGAGAAGAAGAAGAAGGAGGTTGGGTTTTTGTTAAGAAGCAGAGAGTCATCATTGTCTTGCCTTCTCTTCCTCTACCTGAGCCTTTTATTGGGGAGAAGCCTCCTGCAACTTCTTATCTTCAAGCTGAGCGTAGAGACTCTGTTGTTGCTGATACTCGAGAAGCTGCTCGTGTGGTGGTGGTGCCTTCTCTTCCTCTACCTGAGGAATTCGTTTTGAAGAAGCCTGAGACTTGTCAGTCACTAGTTGAGTTGAGAGACATTATTGCTGCAGATATACGTGAGACTACTCCTCTTCCTCGACCTAAAGATTTCATTTTGCAGAAGGCTGTAACTTGTCAATCACAGGCTGAGTTAGGAGATGTAGTAACGGATAAGCATGTAACTACTCCTCTTCAGAGAGTGGTGCCTGAGCCTTTTGTTTTGGGGAAGCCTGCAACTTCTCAGTTACAAGCTGAGTTAAGAGAGGCTAATGTTCACACAATGGTGCCTTATGTTCCCGTACCTGAACATCGCACTTTGCAGACACCTGAAACTTCTCAAACGCAAGCTGAGTTTAGAGCAGATAAGCATGAAGCGTCTCTTGTTCACACAGTGGTGCCTTCTCTTCCGGTAACTGAGCATATCACTTTGCAGAAGCCTGCAACTTCCCATTCACAAGCTGATTTAAGAACGCGCAAAGCTGCTCTTGCTCACTCTGTGGTGTCTTCTCTTCCGGTAACTGAACATATCACTTTGCAATCACAAGCTGAGGAGATGCGCAAAGCTACTCTTGTTCACACTGTGGTGCCTTCTCTTCCGGTAACTGAACATGCCCCTTTGCAGAAACCTGCAACTTCGAAATCACTAGCTGAGTTGAGAGCCGAGGAGACGCCCAAAGCTACTCTTGCTCACACTGTGGTGTCTTCTCGTTCGGTAACTGAACATATCACTTTGCAGAAACCTGCAACTTCGAAATCACAGGCTGAGTTAAGATCTGAGGAGACGCGCAAAGCTTCTCTTGCTAACACTGTAGTGTCTTCTCTTCCAGAGTATGAGCATCGCACTTTGCAGAAGCCTGTAACTTCCCAGTCACAAGCTGAGATAAGAGCCAAGGAGACGCTCAAAGCTACTCTTCTTAGCCCTGTGGGGCCTAAACTTCCAGTAACAGAGCATCGCACTTTGCAGAAGCCTGTAGCTTCTCAGTCACAAGCTGAGCTAAGAGCCAAGGAGACGTTCAAAGCTACTCGTGTTCAAGCAGTGGCGCCTTCTCTTCCTGTGCTTGACTATTGCACTTTGCAGAAGCCTGCAACTTCGCATTCACAAGATGAGTTAAGAGCCAAGACTCGCAAAGCTACTCTTGTTCACGCAGTGGAGCCTTATCTTCCAGTAACTGGGCATCTCACTTTGCAGAAGCCTGCAACTTCCCAATCACAAGCTGAGCTAAGAGCCAAGGAGACGCCCAAAGCTACCGTAGTTCAAGCAGAGATGCCTTCTCTTCCTGTGCTTGACTATTGCACTTTGCAGAATCCTGCAACTCATCACCCACAAGCTGAGCCGAGAGACTTTGTATCAGATGCTCAGGAAACAGCTGATTTTCAAGCTGTAGACAAACCGGAGAGGGTGATGGATCGCAGTTACACAACCAGGAAAGCTCCAGGTCCAAGGAGATCATCCCAAGATTGTAGGATGGATTCAGATAGAAGGATGGCAAACCAAAGGAGCCGTCGTACAGGTCACAACAAGCCTGTAAGGTTTCCTAGAGTGATGTGCAGCTCTGTGGTTATGGACAACGAGAAGCTGAGAGTGGTGAATCTAGAGAAGAAGGTTGAGAAAGCAGGAGGGTTGAACGAATGGGTAGGATCTATAGGATTGGGGAGAGAGTTTGAGAGGATGCTGAGAGGACAGAGGATGAGTAAGTTTCAAATGGCGAATTTGACAATGGAGAAGCTTAAGCAGATGGGTGCTTTAGCCGTTGGACCTAGAAGAAAGCTTATACATGCTATTCGTTGTGTCTATCACCCACATTGTCTTCGTGCTTCCTTTAACTAA
- the LOC106343565 gene encoding myosin-binding protein 7-like, giving the protein MESPSKDLIQCCDCGCHSSPRSFHRSVKRRHDESNNPKVHIENECELLRETVTSQQQSIQELYDELEKERNAAASAADESMNVMQRLQNEKAELQMELRQYKLYVGEKMEHDLQEMLALEELVNQREQTIMALTCEAQAYKHRMMSYGLTEGEAEGGKSGNSSDGYDLTAYDYPPLKCNVVENHDPLGADVYVADDGKYPPVVSPLKSLDQRISEMETNPGFAELDGGFSGVKEKMVVGGQSPRPQRHFRRMSTKEVRPDAYVESPKKVANVSSYTENVNAKDDDSSDIGGDDMSDRVYTIDSVHHGVTEQKLEAETSDGMDLGDPDITKLYMRLQALEADRESMKQALVSMRTDKAQMVLLKEIAQHLSKEVVPQRRLPLRKASTGGPLPFTPVFKWISSFVSWRRKARRSKYMYGMSANNMGLQMLLEKVPRSRKWRCLRSTQV; this is encoded by the exons ATGGAGTCTCCTTCCAAAGATCTAATCCAATGCTGCGACTGTGGATGCCACTCCTCTCCACGCTCCTTCCACCGCTCCGTGAAACGCAGACACGACGAATCCAACAACCCCAAAGTCCACATCGAGAACGAGTGCGAGCTCCTCCGAGAAACCGTCACCAGCCAGCAGCAATCTATCCAGGAGCTCTACGACGAGCTCGAGAAGGAGAGGAACGCCGCGGCTTCGGCTGCGGACGAGTCCATGAACGTGATGCAGAGGCTGCAGAACGAGAAGGCAGAGCTTCAGATGGAGCTGAGGCAGTACAAGCTCTACGTTGGGGAGAAGATGGAGCACGATTTGCAGGAGATGTTGGCGTTGGAGGAGTTGGTTAATCAGAGGGAGCAGACTATAATGGCGTTGACGTGCGAGGCTCAGGCTTATAAGCATAGGATGATGAGTTATGGGTTAACGGAGGGTGAAGCTGAAGGGGGCAAGAGTGGTAACTCGAGTGATGGATATGATCTTACTGCTTATGATTATCCTCCTTTGAAGTGTAATGTAGTTGAGAATCATGATCCTCTGGGAGCTGATGTATATGTTGCTGATGATGGGAAGTATCCGCCTGTTGTTTCGCCTTTGAAGAGTTTGGATCAGAGGATCAGCGAGATGGAGACTAATCCTGGCTTTGCTGAGCTGGATGGTGGTTTCTCCGGTGTTAAGGAGAAGATGGTGGTTGGTGGTCAGAGTCCAAGGCCTCAACGACATTTTAGGAGGATGTCTACTAAAGAAGTTAGGCCTGATGCTTATGTTGAGTCTCCTAAGAAAGTGGCTAATGTCTCCTCATATACAGAGAATGTTAATGCTAAAGATGATGACTCTTCGGATATAGGAGGAGATGACATGAGTGATAGAGTTTACACCATTGACTCTGTTCATCACGGTGTAACTGAGCAAAAGCTTGAGGCTGAGACTTCTGATGGTATGGATCTTGGTGATCCTGATATAACGAAGCTGTACATGAGGCTTCAAGCACTGGAAGCTGACAGGGAATCGATGAAGCAGGCGCTTGTTTCTATGAGGACTGACAAGGCTCAGATGGTGCTGTTGAAAGAGATTGCTCAACATTTGTCAAAGGAAGTTGTTCCTCAAAGGAGGTTGCCTCTGAGGAAAGCATCCACCGGTGGGCCATTGCCTTTCACTCCTGTCTTTAAG TGGATCTCTTCTTTTGTTTCCTGGAGAAGAAAGGCTCGTAGAAGCAA GTATATGTATGGGATGTCAGCAAACAACATGGGACTGCAAATGCTTCTAGAAAAGGTCCCTAGATCAAGGAAATGGCGATGCCTCAGGAGCACGCAAGTGTGA